The Hordeum vulgare subsp. vulgare chromosome 7H, MorexV3_pseudomolecules_assembly, whole genome shotgun sequence DNA window AAATGAGCAATCTGAATTATATTATTACTGGATATTCAGTACTAGTAATTACACTTAACGACGATGCAAAAAAGTCACCTCGAGCTGTAGGCCGAAGTTGATAACCAAGGAGTTTGGCACGGGCTGGACCTTGATCCAGCCGCCCTTGTAGGCGATCTCGAGGCCAGGAACGGCCCCGGGGAGGAGGACGGTCATAAGGTCCCGGTCACAGTGTGGCGGCAGGCCCAACGTCCTGCTCGGGTTCGGGCTAGGCGGGTAGTAGTTGATATCGACGACCACGCGGCCTCCGCTGATGTCCCCGACAAAGAAGTCTGGCCAGAGTCCCAGTCCCTCGCACAGCAGCCGCAGGATCTCCATGGCCACGCCTCTTGCCAACGAGGTGTAGTTCCCAACAACCTCCCTGCAGATTAGAATCGAAGGCGCAAAGATCAGTTGACATGAAAGCAAGCCATTCGATTCGTCGGCCTAAATGGTTGCAGCTTAATTATTATTACCGGAGCATCTGTGGCTTGTGGGGCCAGTCCTTGGTGTCGCCCGAAGGCAAGGGGTAGAGGAGTTCGAGGACGTCAATCCAGTACTTCTCGCCTAGGGTCTCGAAGGCGGAGCCGCAGAAGAGCTTGTTGCGTTCGCTTCTGTCTTCAGAGAAGAACTCCGCCTTGTCCTCCGCAGGCATATCGAAGAACTCATGGCACACCGCGTACATTTCATGCAGCATCGGCTCGGAGATGCCATGGTTGACCACCTGCATGCAATGCAATACTACCAGTTGGTCGGTCAATTCCGATAATTCAAGCAGGTGGATtggttattttattttaatttttttttaaaggTGGGATTTTTTTATTGTTGATGAGATGGATCCATCGAGAGCGAGCAACTAGCCTGGATGAAGCCGTACTCCTTGCCAGAGTCGAGGATGGCTTGGCGGACCTCGTCGCGGCCGCGGGACATGTCGATGATGGCACTGGTGGAaaaaaggcctttggtcgcggttcgcaactgccattagtcgcggttgcgcaaccgcgaccaactaagcgcgactaaagccccccacctttagtcgcggtttcttaagaaccgcgactaaaggcccgtccacgtgggcgccaggcggccgtcggggcggaggacctttagtcgcggttcttctggccaaccgcgactaaaggcccgcgcgcccccccctaaacctgttttctgtttaatttgtattgttttatttcttttgtgctttattttaattttgaaggaatttcatatattctacggtactacatacatgcatatgaatgtacaatttcaaacaaatttgaaattagaaccaaaaagaattcaagaggaatatacaatatatattcaatatcatcggatgaccatatacaattttgaacaagtttccatacataatttaatgcatataaagttctacgtcctcgtaatggtgttctcctttaggatggaggacttccctgctgaaccatccagctagttcctcttgaagtggtcggaagcgagcttctggactaagcatcatccggaggttattccttttagcattggtatcactcggaacccgctcagaggtgtatctccggatcatctcacagacatagtatccacatagattggtccccgctggctgaatatccccagcattcttcggctttgaccttttgaattctagctcttttttgaattcaccgacctttgtatctacgaaccgtctccaaaccctacgaggcaaagaaaattaaatgaacaagagagttattagttacttgatattaggaaatgaacgaaataggccgatcgatatagagcgcaaatga harbors:
- the LOC123410966 gene encoding mugineic-acid 3-dioxygenase-like, translating into MSRGRDEVRQAILDSGKEYGFIQVVNHGISEPMLHEMYAVCHEFFDMPAEDKAEFFSEDRSERNKLFCGSAFETLGEKYWIDVLELLYPLPSGDTKDWPHKPQMLREVVGNYTSLARGVAMEILRLLCEGLGLWPDFFVGDISGGRVVVDINYYPPSPNPSRTLGLPPHCDRDLMTVLLPGAVPGLEIAYKGGWIKVQPVPNSLVINFGLQLEVVTNGYLKAVEHRAATNFAEPRLSVASFIVPADDCVVGPAEEFVSEDNPPRYRTLTVGEFKRKHNVVNLDSSINQIININNNQKGI